In Fluviispira sanaruensis, a genomic segment contains:
- a CDS encoding FtsB family cell division protein, with product MLNTFIYSMNGIEMSSPISNSAVFSKRFQSLARWVVVVVLWLIIGSIAIGKAGISNFMELISEKNILVQTNMELEIQNQELEQTIARLKSSPSKQERYLKQNFGYVEQDEYIFQFNTKNSFSFGAISHNSPIFSAESSR from the coding sequence GTGTTAAACACTTTTATTTACTCTATGAATGGTATAGAAATGTCCTCTCCCATCTCCAACTCTGCAGTTTTTTCTAAGAGATTTCAATCACTTGCAAGATGGGTGGTCGTAGTCGTTCTTTGGCTTATCATCGGCTCAATAGCCATCGGTAAAGCTGGAATTTCTAATTTTATGGAACTTATAAGTGAAAAAAATATATTAGTACAAACAAATATGGAACTTGAAATACAAAATCAAGAACTCGAACAGACAATTGCTCGACTCAAAAGCTCACCCAGCAAACAAGAACGCTACCTAAAACAAAATTTTGGTTATGTAGAGCAAGATGAATATATTTTTCAATTTAATACAAAAAACTCCTTTTCCTTCGGAGCAATTTCGCATAACTCTCCAATTTTTTCAGCAGAATCTTCGCGTTAG
- a CDS encoding amino acid--tRNA ligase-related protein: MNFKKNPLLLQNLFELRRVHSVTQRQSMGRVFFLDDKMGLCDATGTIWPVNLHKEAAIEEINSGDIILFSCNIKRNSPQNLNEYVDNCYLIEITRIIKKTTCLAPWQNAFISSPIPNSSFLFPDNSISNERQKNTHFYSSPASQRMKVIQQRNRCLERTKAFFVNRGFIQVETPTLVPSGGVEVYLNTFTTDYIDHRGKSWQLELPTSPEFALKKIMAEGTSKIFQLSRAYRNQGEISLQHEPEFIMLEWYRAGASLQQIMHDTQTLVQTLANFIGSTTELPKQWPQFRVDELFKKLININLAEVQDRDIFYAKAKDLSFSIVESDDWDALFYKLFMEKVEPYLKEQVVCFVTHYPIQMGALAAQEVEPDKVQNSLIKKPYVERCEAFLFGVEICNAYLELIDAHNLLVRFQNTTEKRPSLKRDSIFENAMQFGLPPCAGNALGIDRVIALLLGQIEIASLYPIPFLSQFPAETVAKE; encoded by the coding sequence ATGAATTTCAAGAAGAATCCGCTCTTATTGCAAAATCTCTTTGAATTGCGGCGCGTTCACTCCGTAACGCAAAGGCAATCGATGGGAAGAGTGTTTTTTTTAGACGACAAAATGGGATTGTGCGATGCAACGGGTACTATTTGGCCCGTAAACTTGCACAAAGAAGCCGCTATTGAAGAAATTAATTCTGGGGACATTATATTATTTTCATGTAATATCAAACGAAATAGTCCACAGAATTTAAATGAATATGTGGACAACTGTTACTTAATAGAAATCACGAGAATAATAAAAAAAACGACATGCCTTGCCCCTTGGCAAAATGCTTTTATTTCTTCGCCTATTCCCAACAGCTCATTTTTATTTCCAGACAATTCAATTTCGAATGAGCGACAAAAAAATACACATTTTTATTCCTCGCCCGCTTCACAAAGAATGAAAGTCATTCAACAACGCAATCGCTGTTTAGAGCGGACAAAAGCATTTTTTGTCAATCGTGGTTTTATCCAAGTTGAGACACCAACGCTGGTTCCGAGCGGAGGAGTTGAAGTTTATTTAAATACTTTTACTACGGATTATATAGATCACCGAGGCAAATCTTGGCAACTTGAATTGCCGACAAGTCCAGAGTTCGCCTTGAAAAAAATAATGGCTGAAGGGACATCTAAAATATTTCAACTCTCGCGTGCTTATCGCAATCAAGGTGAAATATCGCTACAGCATGAACCAGAATTTATCATGCTTGAATGGTATCGTGCAGGTGCATCGCTCCAACAAATTATGCACGACACACAAACTTTAGTGCAAACTCTAGCAAATTTTATCGGTAGTACTACTGAGCTCCCTAAACAGTGGCCCCAATTTAGAGTCGATGAATTATTTAAAAAACTGATAAATATCAATCTAGCAGAAGTACAAGACAGAGATATTTTTTATGCTAAAGCAAAAGATCTAAGTTTCTCGATTGTAGAGAGTGATGATTGGGATGCTCTTTTTTATAAGCTCTTTATGGAAAAAGTGGAACCTTATTTAAAGGAACAAGTAGTCTGTTTTGTCACTCATTATCCTATTCAAATGGGCGCTTTGGCAGCACAAGAAGTTGAGCCAGATAAAGTGCAAAATAGTTTAATAAAAAAACCTTATGTTGAACGCTGTGAGGCTTTTTTATTTGGTGTCGAAATTTGCAACGCGTATTTAGAATTGATCGATGCTCACAATCTTTTAGTTCGTTTTCAGAACACCACTGAGAAAAGGCCGTCACTCAAGCGTGACTCCATCTTTGAAAATGCAATGCAATTTGGCCTTCCTCCCTGCGCTGGCAACGCATTAGGAATTGATCGCGTCATTGCTCTCTTACTTGGCCAAATAGAGATCGCATCCCTTTATCCAATTCCATTCTTAAGCCAGTTTCCCGCTGAGACCGTTGCTAAAGAATAA
- a CDS encoding PAS domain-containing protein: protein MEQEVFIHFKKILDQFNLPNWFHPNTCLLSIWNSLCEIIFMSKNCISFYDYTAEEFLQKPGFEFFPPDDFDSHINRLISIFNNTGEEFCFKKKILSKKGVYVYTESFAKSFYSEYFDEVLLFIISRKI, encoded by the coding sequence ATGGAACAAGAAGTATTTATTCACTTTAAAAAAATATTAGATCAATTTAATTTACCCAATTGGTTTCACCCCAACACCTGTCTGCTTTCCATTTGGAATTCATTATGTGAAATTATTTTTATGTCAAAAAATTGCATTTCTTTTTATGACTATACTGCGGAAGAATTTTTGCAAAAACCTGGATTTGAGTTTTTTCCTCCCGATGATTTTGACTCTCATATCAATAGACTTATATCCATATTTAACAATACTGGTGAAGAATTTTGTTTTAAAAAGAAGATACTTTCAAAAAAAGGAGTTTATGTCTACACAGAATCTTTTGCAAAATCATTTTACTCGGAATATTTTGACGAAGTGCTGCTTTTTATAATTTCACGCAAAATATAA